Proteins encoded within one genomic window of Misgurnus anguillicaudatus chromosome 18, ASM2758022v2, whole genome shotgun sequence:
- the ndufaf7 gene encoding protein arginine methyltransferase NDUFAF7, mitochondrial isoform X2 yields MLGPDGDFITSPEISQIFGELLGVWCVSEWMAAGKPSPFHLVELGPGRGSLASDILRVFRQLKSVLGEAEVSVHLVEVSPKLSQVQAEYLTRDQNLVCDDEDELVYRSGTTHAGLPVYWYRRIEDVPKGFSVFLAHEFFDALPIHKFQRTEKGWREVLVDIDPESPDKLRFVLSPSPTLASATLVQLDESRRHVEVCPEGGVIIQNLANRIAVDGGAALIGDYGHDGTKSDTFRGFKGHQLHSVLVSPGMADLTADVDFSYLRKMAGNQVTCLGPITQQSFLKNMGIDARMQVLLKSCHDRDSRAQLIHSYDFLTNPEKMGHRFHFLSVLDQDRISLNKGHEKPVAGFTELVR; encoded by the exons ATGCTTGGACCGGATGGAGATTTCATTACATCACCAGAGATCAGTCAGATTTTCGGTGAA CTGTTAGGTGTCTGGTGTGTCAGCGAGTGGATGGCAGCTGGAAAACCCAGCCCGTTTCATTTAGTGGAACTTGGACCGGGCAGAGGCTCATTGGCCAGTGACATCCTGAGG GTCTTTAGACAGTTAAAAAGTGTGCTGGGTGAGGCGGAGGTGTCCGTTCATCTGGTTGAGGTCAGCCCAAAACTGAGCCAAGTTCAGGCCGAGTATCTCACCAGAGATCAGAATCTGGTgtgtgatgatgaagatgagctGGTGTACCGCAGCGGAACCACACACGCGGGTCTGCCTGTATACTGGTACCGCAGGATTGAGGACGTCCCAAAGG GTTTTAGTGTCTTTCTAGCCCATGAGTTTTTTGATGCACTGCCCATTCACAAGTTTCAG agaacagagaaagGCTGGCGGGAGGTTTTGGTTGATATTGATCCTGAAAGTCCAGATAAACTGAGATTTGTGCTTTCTCCCAGTCCAACGCTGGCATCTGCAACACTTGTGCAG CTAGATGAGAGCAGACGGCATGTGGAAGTGTGTCCAGAGGGTGGAGTCATCATTCAGAACCTGGCCAATCGAATTGCAGTGGACGGGGGAGCGGCCCTGATCGGAGACTATGGACATGATGGAACAAAAAGCGATACGTTCAGA GGCTTTAAAGGACATCAGCTGCACAGTGTATTGGTCTCACCTGGGATGGCAGATCTTACAGCAGATGTGGACTTCAGTTACTTGAGAAAGATGGCAGGAAATCAGGTGACCTGCCTGGGACCAATCACACAACAGTCCTTCCTGAAGAACATGGGCATTGACGCACGCATGCAG GTCCTTTTGAAGAGCTGTCATGACAGAGACTCGAGAGCACAGCTTATTCACAGCTATGACTTCTTGACTAACCCTGAGAAAATGGGACACAGGTTTCATTTCTTGTCTGTGCTGGATCAAGATCGGATCTCTTTAAATAAAGGACATGAAAAGCCTGTGGCTGGTTTTACTGAACTGGTCCGGTAG
- the ndufaf7 gene encoding protein arginine methyltransferase NDUFAF7, mitochondrial isoform X1 gives MRTLSRLKSCLSNVSWTVWRNRCRWNSSIHRLESNTTLLKHLASKIHSTGPISVAEYMREALTNPVSGYYTRNDMLGPDGDFITSPEISQIFGELLGVWCVSEWMAAGKPSPFHLVELGPGRGSLASDILRVFRQLKSVLGEAEVSVHLVEVSPKLSQVQAEYLTRDQNLVCDDEDELVYRSGTTHAGLPVYWYRRIEDVPKGFSVFLAHEFFDALPIHKFQRTEKGWREVLVDIDPESPDKLRFVLSPSPTLASATLVQLDESRRHVEVCPEGGVIIQNLANRIAVDGGAALIGDYGHDGTKSDTFRGFKGHQLHSVLVSPGMADLTADVDFSYLRKMAGNQVTCLGPITQQSFLKNMGIDARMQVLLKSCHDRDSRAQLIHSYDFLTNPEKMGHRFHFLSVLDQDRISLNKGHEKPVAGFTELVR, from the exons ATGAGGACTCTGTCAAGACTGAAGAGCTGCCTGTCAAACG TGTCATGGACCGTGTGGCGAAACAGATGCCGCTGGAACTCCTCCATACACAGACTGGAGTCAAACACGACCCTCCTGAAACACCTCGCCTCTAAGATCCACTCCACCGGTCCTATTTCAGTAGCTGAGTATATGAGGGAAGCCCTTACCAATCCAGTGTCA GGCTATTACACGAGGAATGACATGCTTGGACCGGATGGAGATTTCATTACATCACCAGAGATCAGTCAGATTTTCGGTGAA CTGTTAGGTGTCTGGTGTGTCAGCGAGTGGATGGCAGCTGGAAAACCCAGCCCGTTTCATTTAGTGGAACTTGGACCGGGCAGAGGCTCATTGGCCAGTGACATCCTGAGG GTCTTTAGACAGTTAAAAAGTGTGCTGGGTGAGGCGGAGGTGTCCGTTCATCTGGTTGAGGTCAGCCCAAAACTGAGCCAAGTTCAGGCCGAGTATCTCACCAGAGATCAGAATCTGGTgtgtgatgatgaagatgagctGGTGTACCGCAGCGGAACCACACACGCGGGTCTGCCTGTATACTGGTACCGCAGGATTGAGGACGTCCCAAAGG GTTTTAGTGTCTTTCTAGCCCATGAGTTTTTTGATGCACTGCCCATTCACAAGTTTCAG agaacagagaaagGCTGGCGGGAGGTTTTGGTTGATATTGATCCTGAAAGTCCAGATAAACTGAGATTTGTGCTTTCTCCCAGTCCAACGCTGGCATCTGCAACACTTGTGCAG CTAGATGAGAGCAGACGGCATGTGGAAGTGTGTCCAGAGGGTGGAGTCATCATTCAGAACCTGGCCAATCGAATTGCAGTGGACGGGGGAGCGGCCCTGATCGGAGACTATGGACATGATGGAACAAAAAGCGATACGTTCAGA GGCTTTAAAGGACATCAGCTGCACAGTGTATTGGTCTCACCTGGGATGGCAGATCTTACAGCAGATGTGGACTTCAGTTACTTGAGAAAGATGGCAGGAAATCAGGTGACCTGCCTGGGACCAATCACACAACAGTCCTTCCTGAAGAACATGGGCATTGACGCACGCATGCAG GTCCTTTTGAAGAGCTGTCATGACAGAGACTCGAGAGCACAGCTTATTCACAGCTATGACTTCTTGACTAACCCTGAGAAAATGGGACACAGGTTTCATTTCTTGTCTGTGCTGGATCAAGATCGGATCTCTTTAAATAAAGGACATGAAAAGCCTGTGGCTGGTTTTACTGAACTGGTCCGGTAG